The segment CAGTGGAGCAGACCTATGATCTTACATTTATTATCTCAATTGAAATGAGATAGTTATGATCTGGTAATTGAAAAGATCATTAACATGCTTTATGCTGAATGGAAGAAAATAAGGTCCTCAAAGTATACGTTGCATTAGATGAAGAAGCCCGCAAAACCAAACGAACGTTTTATATAAAATTCATTGTACTTAGTCAATATAGACCGCAAATCAACCTCTTAAATTCATTATATCTTGAATAAAAATCGTATTGGGAACTTAAATGACAGTCGATGAAAATGTAAAGATGATCCTTAAGGAACTTGGAAGCATAAAACTTGTCTCCGTCACAAAGACGATAGACCCTGACAGGATAAATGAATCCATCAAAGCCGGAGCCACCATCATAGGAGAGAACAGAGTTCAGGAATTCGAGGACAAATGTGATGAGATCCTGCCCTGTGAAAGGCATCTAATAGGACATTTACAGACAAACAAGGTTAAAAAAGCCGTTCAGCACTTTGATGTGATCCAGTCGGTTGACTCACTGAAGTTGATACAGGACATTGATAAGAAAGCCAAAGACATTAACAAGGTACAGAAGGTTTTCCTACAGATAAATATTGGCAACGAGCCACAAAAATTCGGTTTTGGATCCGATGAGATCGATCAGGTGCTAACAGAGATCCATTCACTCAAAAATATTGATGTGAAAGGACTAATGTGCATACCCCCTTACGTATCACCTGAGCAAACACGTTCATATTTCAAGAAAATGAAAGCGCTTTTTGATGAGATAAAACAAGTAGATCAGAATAACATCGATATCCAGGAACTATCAATGGGAATGTCCAATGACTACAGGATCGCCATCGAGGAAGGGGCTACGATGGTACGTGTTGGTTCTGCAATATTCGGAAATCGTAAATACTGAAATACTAAAATTTAGCTTTCGATGCTTGAGCAAGGAAGATTACTGCTAAGTTTGATCTGAGATCTCTGAAAGAAACTAAAAACGAAATAGTAACTCTAAACTAAAAATTGAAAGGGAATTTTATTCCTTTATAAATTGGGAACAGGAACATACTTAGCATTTTCTGTGGCTATATTTCATTGGATGAGATATGGTTCACAGCCAAGTTCTTGTGATCTACAAACTAATTGAGATCATTAAATGTGCTGCACGATACCTTTTTAATAATCTCCTCCAAAATGAGGAATAATCCTGTGAACCTTTTTTTGGTACTCCCTGTATTCGTCACCAAACCGTGACAGCAGTCTTTTTTCCACATGCACCGAGCCCAGATATATGTATATTGTAGACAAAATGTATATGATAAGCAGATTGAAGGTCATAAAGGGAGTCAGCCAGATAATGATCAGACCTGAGAGCAGGAAGGGATCACGTATCCATCGGTAAATACCCCGAATATCCAGGGAACCTGCTTCAGGAGTATTTGGTAAAGATAACTGTCCACTGATCTTGAACCTATGGGGTGCATCCATCAACCCTCTGGCACCAATGATGGCACCTATCAATTGGCCGCCAACCATAAACCAGCGCCATGGAGAAGGTACTATGTAGAGGATAGGCCCCGGATTCTTGTATAGAAGGTAGATGAGTGGTAATATTGTTATCAATGCGATAAGGCTGTATACTGGCCTGAATAATGTTTCTACCCTGGAACCCAAAATTCGCATGATAAAACGTTTGAAAGGCAGACTTGCTAAAAAACTGTGAATAACTGCAAATGCTACCAGACAAAACACAAGGATAATTGTGGATGAGACCAAATCGAATAACCCCCTTATTCTTATTTGAATGATATTTATCTATTATTTATGGCTTGATATGACTTTCAGATCTTCCTGGTGCCAGTCGATTTTCGACATGCTCCCTCACCAGCATCCAAAAATATTACATTATATTTCCTTGATAAATATTAGAAGTTCACTTAATATAAATTAAACGATATAAAGCACCCTACATCACCGTCTTGAACAATAGTACCATCTCCTGAGCAAGCTCGGCAAGTACACAACCAAGAAGATCCTGCATCTGCATCAAGAAACTTGAAATATGGTCTCGGGTATTCTGTGGGAGTTGGTGATGTAGTAAGTGAAATAAATGAAAGAAACGGGTCTATGAGATCTATTTTACTCTCAATTTTTCATATTGGTAAGATGTATAAGTTTCTTACTATGAGCCACAATAGGTTAGATGGGGCTCTCTAAGGAGAGTTTGGATTATATGAAGTAAAGATAAAGCCAAAACTAAACGAAAATAAATCGTAAAAAAGTAAGTTGAAGGCAGTGATCAGGGATCGATTTGTCGACCTTATTGGACAACATCTCGTTGGGCGACCCTTTCCCCCGATGTTCTCCCCCATCTCAGGTCGACCTAAAGGATTTACAAATGCCATATAAACCTTGAAAGATTATGGGTTTTTATACCCAATGGCGTTCTACCTTCTGATTCACTGCCACGCCGTATCACTTATGATACGGTAATAGAGTATATGTTTTAAAACTACTAATTGCTTTTGATATACAATCGGGTAACAAAAAAGAAATTGAAAATTATAAAAGAAAACTAAAAAAGACAGGATCCATGACCTCAGTCTTTAAGAGCAGCAATAAGTAACTCACAGGCCTGACTTGAACCTGCTCAGCCCTTTTTCGTCTCCTAATCTGTATCTACAAGGAATTTCTTATAATTAAATCATATGGTTGTTTACAATTAATACATAGGATTTCTACAGAGCCAATTCACAAGGCCGATTAATACACCTAAAATTAACGACCGGTCGAAAAGCAATTTAACTTAAATACAACTCTATCCATCATTATATAGGGGAGTAAAACCGGATGCTACGAATAGCAGTAACAGGAAAGCCCGGCGTGGGGAAATCAACTGTAGTGTCAAAGATTGTGGAAAAACTTGACCTAAAAGCCTGCGGGATCCGGGCTTCAGAGATACGCGTGGAAGGCAAACGTCATGGTTTTTCGATAGAGGACATAGATACTGGCAGGAAAGGTATCCTGAGCCATGTCAAATGCACCGGCCCGAAGATGGGAAAATATCATGTGAACCTTGAAGACCTTGATGGTATCGGTGCAGAGGCGATCAGGGATGCCATTGGTTGTGATCTTGTAGTTATAGATGAGGTCGGACCCATGGAACTCAAGTCAGAGAACTTCGTCCGGGCTGTGGAGGAGATCCTTGATTCGGACAGGCCAATACTTGCTGTACTTCATAGATCGAGCAAACATCCGCTGGCGCAGAGGATAAGGGAGGAGTTCGAGGTTTTGACAGTTGATGAAGTCAATCGGGACGATCTGCCTGATAGGATTACCACGAGATTCCGGCAAGGCGTAGAAGAAGAAAAGAAAGATGGGAATTCATATTTTGGATGAGCATAGCCACCAAAAGGGGAGAACAACATGGGGAAGGAAAAGGCAGCATTCGACTATGAAGAGGAGAGAAGGAATTTCAATTGGGATGTTCCTGAAGATTACAATTTTGTTAATACCATAAAGGAATTGGCAACGGATAGAACAAAGTTGATGGCAGTTACCGAGCACCCGGACGGAAAGATAGAGAAAGCAACGTACTGTGAGGTATGGGACAATGCAATGAGATTTGGAAATGTCCTTCAGGGCTCAGGCATCCATAAAGGTGACCGGGTACTGGTAATACTTCCCAGGGGAACGGATATTTATGTTGCGAGTATCGGCATCTGGGCCATAGGTGGCGTTGTCGTTCCCGGTACGATCATGCTCAAAAGCAGGGATATAGACTACAGGATAATGGATGCCGGAGCAAAGGCTTTGATAACAGATGATCCGGCAGTTGCTGATGAGGTAGATGCAATAAAGGACAGAATCCCGGAAATCAACCTATTCTTTTCAGGTCAGAGAGAAGGATGGAGAAATTATGAAAAGGAGGTCTGTTCTGTATCCACAGACCTGAAGATCGAAACACTTGATGCAAGTGATCTTTTGACCATCAACTACACCTCCGGGACCACAGGTGCACCAAAGGGTGTATTGCATACCCATTCATTGATGTACTGTTTCGACAGGCTAAATCGATATTATTGGTGGAATACACTCTCCGATGAGCTATGCTGGACAACAACAGAGCCAGGTTGGGCAAAATGGTATTGGGGACCGTTCGGTGCTGTTCTAAATGCAGGAGCTACCAACTTTCATTACTCGGGAAGATTTGAGCCTGAAAAATGGTTTGAACTGCTTGATAAATGGAATATAAATAAGGCATGTTTTACCCCAACGGAACTCAGGGCCATGGCAACAATCGAAGATGCGGACCAGAGATTTGATCTGACGGAATTGAAGGTTATCTTAACTGCAGGTGAACCCTGTACCCCGGGAATCGTTAATTTCTTCGATGAAAAGTTCGGGGTATCTGTGAGAGAGGGATACGGACAAACAGAAACCTGTGTCATTGCCTGCACCCTGCCCGGAATGAAAATAAAGCCCGGGTCCATGGGCAGGTTCACACCCGGTGTAGAGGGAGCAATTGTCGATCCCGATACAGGTGAAAAGTTACCCTCAGGTGAAAAGGGAACAATCGCTGTCGAAAGGGATCATCCTATGCTTTTCAAAGGATATCACAACAAATCTGAAAAAACTGCAGAATGCTTCGTTGGAAACTGGTATCTGACCGGTGACCTTGCAATGCTGGATGAGGACGGATACATATGGTTCGAATCAAGGGCTGATGATATATGTATAAGCTCTGGCTACAGAATCGGTCCATTTGAAGTTGAAAGTGCGGTAAATTCCCATGAAGCGGTCCTTGAATCGGCGATGATCCCTAGTCCTGATCCAATAAGAGGAGAGGTTGTTAAGGTCTTTGTTGTCCTGAGGAAGGGATTCGAGCCATCTGAAGAACTTATTAAAGACATCCAGAAGCACGTGAAAAAGGTGACTGCTCCCTACAAATATCCAAGGGAGATCGAATTTTTAAGGGAACTGCCAAAGACCATCAGTGGCAAGATCAAGCGCAAAGAGCTCAGGGTCACTGAGTTCGAGACAAAAGTGGATGTAATCAAAAAGCTAAAGGAAAAGGGGCTGTGGCAAAGGGCTGATTGAAATAACAATCAAAAATGTGGTCTTTCGGTAAATATTATTATTCAGGAAAGAGAAAATACAACATGATGTCCTGTGATCTTGTGAATCAGGAGATATATAAGGGAGGGGTTGATACGGAAGATATTTTTCGATTTGCGGATGAGCTTGGACCGAGCAAGATCATCCATATATATGAACCATCTGTTGGATTGAAAGCTGTGCTGGTGGTGGATAATGTGGCGGCCGGACCTTCAATTGGAGGAGTACGCATAGCTCCGGATGTCAGCACAGAGGAGTGTTTCCGTCTGGCAAGGGCCATGACCCTTAAGAATGCAGCTGCAGGCCTTCCTTATGGAGGAGGAAAGGCTGTTGTCTATGCTGACCCGAAGATGGAACCTGAAAAAAAAGTCGAACTTCTAAGAGCCCTGGCCTGCTCATTGAGGGAGATAGAGGAATACATCTTTGCTCCTGACATGGGTACGGATGAGGACTGCATGGCCTGTGTAAAGGATGAGATCGGCAGGGTGGTCGGATTGCCCAGGGTCCTTGGAGGAATCCCTCTGGACGAGATAGGGGCTACCGGATGGGGACTCAGACATTCAACTGAAGTGGCCCTTGAGTTCTGTGACTTCAAGCTGGAAGGAGCCAGAGTCGTGGTACAGGGATTTGGAGCAGTGGGCAAGAACGCAGCACGCTTCCTTGTGGAAAAAGGAGCCGTTGTGGTTGCAGTGGCAGATTCCAGAGGTACTTTATATAACTCAGAAGGGGTCGACGTTGATGCGTTGATAGCTTTAAAAGACTCCGGAGGAAGCGTGGTCGATTATCCCGGAGGACAGAAACTCGAGCTCGATGCCGTCATAGATGTTGACTGTGATATATGGATCCCGGCAGCACGTCCGGATGTCCTTAATGAGGGGAATGTGCACCGCCTGAAAACAAAACTTGTTGTTGAAGGTGCCAACATACCAATAACTCCTGAAGCTGAGAAGTACCTGCATGAGAAAGGTATCCTGTGCGTTCCGGACTTCATTGCCAACGCAGGAGGAGTGATCTGCGCTGCCATGGAATATGAGGGAGCCAGCGAGTGTGCAGCACTTCAGGCCATAGAGGAGAAGATACGTCTCAATACCAGATTGGTGTTGACTGACTCAGCAAACAAAAATATACTTCCACGGGAGGCAGCTCTGGAGCTTGCCCTTGCAAGGGTCCACAAGGCTATGGGTTACAGACGATGGTCACTGTTCTCATCAGCTCCGGGATTCGTATAATAAAGGAGAATGGAGGGGAATTTAAGGAAGGAACTCATGTTTCTTCCAGTACTCATCCACCATCTCCTGAATACTTTTTAAGGCATCCTCCTGCCTTACCGGTTTGAAAAGATGTGAGAATCGTTCCTGCTCTTTAAGGTACTCTTCCACAGGCTTGAATCTCTTCGGGACATAAGTGTGTTCCACCTCACCATGGACAGACTCCTTTAATGGCCAGAGCCCTGTCTCAACTGAAAGCTTTGCAAGTCTGACAGATCGGGAGGGATCAAATCCCCATCCAGGCGGACAGGGTATGTGGGATATGAAGAGCTTTGGACCTTTGAACTGTTCTGCTTTTTTGAACTTGTTCATCAGGTCAACAGGATATGCCGGCGAAACAGTTGCAATGTATGGCGGTTTGTGACTGTTCCAGATGTCGAACAGGTTCTTCTTTTGAAGCTGTGAACCAACCGGTACCTCCTTTCCGGGAGGGGTTGTTCCTGTCCTTGAACCAAAAGGAGATGCTCCTGAATGCTGGAAACCGGTATTTCCGTATGCTTCATTATCATAACAGATGTAGTAGAAGTCCAGGTTGCGGTAAATTGCCCCGGATGTGGAGGAGAGTGCCATATCATATGCAGAACCATCACCGGAGAGGACGACCACCTTCAGGTTCTCTTCAGGGTCAAGCTTCCCTTTTTTGATCAGTATATCCAGAGCATCCCGAACACCCTGGGCTCCGGCAGGTGCACAGGCCATTGCTGTATAAAGCCAGGAATTCCTGAATGGTGAAAATGGATAGATGGTAAGAAGGGTAAAACATCCTGCTGCATTTACGATGATGATCTTATCACCCAGCGCCTTCAGGCAATACCTCAGTGTCAGGAGACCGCCACAGCCTGCACATGCAGCAGTCCCTGGCAGCATGTTCTCTTCAGGTGGCAGCTCCTTTATGGATATGATGGTTGATGTATCCATATCTTTATTCCTTCCCTGCGATCTCTTTCAGCTTTGTCATGCCTTCCAACTCACTTTCCGTATAGAGTAGAGAAGGAGGCTCAACAATTCCAGTATCCGATGCACTGATCATTTTCTCAAAGATGAACTCGAACTCTTCCTGGCTGATGTTCTTCCCCCCAAGCCCTCCAATGAAAGATAGCAAAAGAGGCTTGTCCACCTCATTGTACAAGCAACCTGCCATCTCTGAATAGATGATACCTCCCTTTCCTACGCTGATGTTTTGGTCGATGACAGCCACAGCTTTCTTTCCTTCCAATGCATTCTTTATTTCAGATTCCGGAAATGGTCTTAAGAACCTCGGCCTTAATAAGCCGACTTTTATTCCATTCTCCCGTGCCCTTTTCACGGCAGCTTTCCCAAGGGTGGAAAAGGAGTTTATCATTACAAGGACATATTCGGCATCTTCCAGCATATATTCATCAATGGTCCCGTATTTCCTGCCAAACTTCTTTTCGAAATCATCACATACTTCCTTGTAAACCTCAAGAGCATTCTGGCTTGCAAGGTGCATCTGGTACTTGAAATAGGAATAGAAATCCCCGCCAAGGACCGCTACTCCCTGGGCCATTGGCTTGGCTGCCCTGAAAAAGGCATGTTCCGGCCTGTATTCTGGCAAGAAACTCCTGACCTTCTCCATGTCAGGGATCTCAACAGCTTCCCTGGTAAATGAAAGGTAAAAACCGTCCATGTTAACCATCACCGGCAGGAGCACACGCTCATCCTCTGCCAGCCTGTATGCCATCAGGACAGAATCAAGTACCTCCTGACAGGTCTCACAATGGATCTGCAGGAATCCCGAATCCCGGACTGCCAGAATATCGTTATGGTCCGGACCCAGGGTGATTGGTGAGGATAAACCCCTCGATACGTTGACCATCACCAGAGGAACCCTCCACCCTGCCACTGTATATATCATCTCAAAACCATACAGCAGTCCCTGGCTGGACGTGGTCGTGAAGGTCCTGGCACCGGTAGCTGAAGCAGCCCCTGCGGCCGTGATCATGGAATGTTCCGAGTCCATGGTGACAAAACTCGCATCCATAGAACCATCGGAGATCCATTTTGCAATTGTCTCAATTATCTCTGTCTGGGGAGTTATAGGATAGGCCGGAATATAATCCACCTCTGCCAGTCGCACCCCCCAGGCAGCGGCACCGTTACCGGTAAGCATCTCTTTTCCCATTATCGATCCCCCTCTTCGGACCGGGAGTGAATCTCCCGAACTTTAGTGATAGCTTTTACCGGACATTCCTCGGCGCATACCAAACATCCCTTACAATTGTCATAATCCGCATATGGATAGCCGTCTTCGTTCAGCCGGATACAACCCTCAGGACACCTGGCAACACAGGTCATACACCTGGTGCAGATATCATAGTTCCAGACAGGTCTGAACACACGCCAGTTTCCTGTTTTCCTCAAGGGAGTATTACCGGTGGCATTTATGGCAGGACTGGATACACGGGCAATTTCAAAAGGTAGTGTGATAACATTATCTCTTTCCCTGATGGTCTCAGCAGTTTTTACCTGGACCGGTACTAAAGCATTGTAACAATGAAGTGCAGCATCTGTATTTTTCCCTAGAATTTCTCTGTCTGATATGATCCCGGATAGTTCCTTTTCCAGGGCACCCTTTAAAGCCCCCTCCCCAATACCAGCGATCCTGGAAGCAACACCAGCTGCAAGGCTGCTGAGGACGGGCTTTCCGATCATATCAAGACTTACCTTTGTGATATCCAGTGTGACCACATGGTCTTCGATCCCGTACTCTTCCTTTGTTTCAAGAGGACTAAGAGGTGTGTTTACAAAAACAATACCACCTATTTTAAGTCCTGATAATGGCATAGCCTGAGGATCCAACAGTAAGGTTTCGTCCATAACGATCACAATATCAGGATCTGAAACTAAGCCCCGCTCCATGATATCATCCCTGGATATACGAGTAAACGCAGTGATCGGTGCCCCTCTTCTCTCGGCACCATACAACGGGAAATCCTGAGCATTGTAACCATCCAGAAATGCAGCAGTACCGAGCACTCTGCTGGCAACCTTTGCTCCCTGGCCACCCCTGCCATGGAATCTCAATCTCAACATTTATACTCCCTAATATATTTAGGGGCTTTATGTGTATAAATATCCTCTCATTGTTTGTTTGATCTATAGTGGTTGATCAGATCAGGCAATTTTGTCAGGAATGAGAAACTATTTACTCAGGATAGTCATACGGAAAAAAAGCAGACCACTTACAAATTCCTTTACAGAAGGAAGAGATTAATATAGTAGAGGTTAATATTTTAAATGTTATAAATCTGTCAGGAGATACATCCATATCCCGACAGGTTGCAGCTGCATAATTTTCACATATATTTTGTATGGGGGTAAGTATGTGTCATCGGAACAAAATAATGATTCTTTAGACTATAAAGTAAAGATATTAGTAATTATTATTTTAATAATATTGGGAAGTTTGGCGACATGCCAGGGTCCATTTTTAGTTAGAGTTTTTTTCATAATAATGGCTTCAATATTCCCGGCCATGATGTATTGGCTCTTTATCAAGAACATGAAACATGGACATCTTGGTGTTTTCTTCAATAACCTTGACAAACTCGGACTTCTCGGGCATATGCGAATAAAAGTTAACGGCGATTGTAAAAAGGAGTTGGATCTGTCCCGTGAACGGCGTATCTATACATACCTCCACAAGTTCCAGGGAGTATATGGACCATTCACCGACGATCTGAGAGATGAGATCGATGAAAAAATTCAAAAGACACCTCAGCACCCAATACAATTTAATAGCAAACCTACCAAATTTTTTAAACCACAAACTTGCATCCCCATCTTCTTTGCAACTGTTCTAATCACAATCGGATGGGTTATCACCTTACCACCTATAGAAAATACATCTATTTTTACGGTACTTGAAAATATTTCCTTGAATCTTTGCACTTATCCTGTTAATGTTACTTTACCCACTGAGTTTCTTACAAATGCCAACAATACAGCATATCTCTTAAATCTGGGCCCTCTTACTCCTAACCAAACCCCGGTAAATTTTGCATTTCTGGGTGCATACCTATTCTCTGTTGTAATGCTGGTGCACCGATATCATCGCCGGGACCTCCGCGCCAGTGCATATGTAAGTGTGTCACTCCGGATAATATTGGCCATTATTTTAATATGGACTGTGCAAACGCTTGTAATTGTAATGGATATTGTAAATACTACGTGGTCCTTTGATCCAATTCATCTCATGGTAGCGGGATTCATTATTGGAGCTTTCCCACAGACCGGATGGCAGCTTATTGAGATGTTTGCAAAAAATATTTGTGGATTAGTCACTCCCACTTTTAAGACCCCGCTTCCACTAAAGGACATTGAAGGATTAACAATATGGAACGAAGCTCGCTTAGAAGAAGAAGATATTATGAATATCCCAAACATGGCCACAGCAGACATCGTCGACCTGATGCTTACAACACAGATATCCCCCGATCGGATCATAGACTGGGTCGACCAGGCGATTCTCTACACATGTATAGGGCCTGAGGACAAAAAAAGTTCATCACTGCGACAGGAACTCCGTTCTTATGGAATACGTACTGCAAGTTCCCTTATAGAAATTTACAAGGAAAGCGAGTCTTCTGATGAAACACTCGCACAAAAGCTACCAAAAATTGACCTGAGTAAGATCGATACACTTATAGTCACGATCAAAACCAACCCCAACATAAAACTGATCCAGACATGGAAAAAATACCCAATTAAATCACCAATTAAAGAAGCCTGTCAATCTGATGAAATGTAACTGCAGGATAGTAGCAATAATCCCAGAGGGGATTTTGCTCCCGGCTGAGGGGGTTTATTTTTAACTATATTTGACAGTTACAACAATAGAATTTTTTTCTTGTTTTTCATTTTGCCATAGGAAACTTATCCTATGGCTCTTGGCACTACAAAAGTCGTTGAGATTGGAGAAAACTTGAGTGGACTTACAATCGCTATCGCCGGCTTAGTGACGGTTTTTCTTACTACGATAGTGGTTAAGATCCTGCTGTGAAATGGTTAAGTATCTTTCCAGTTTCAATCTGATCAACGAAACGGTTGTTTCAATACGTTGATCTATAGATAAGTAAAGCAGGAGAAGATTGTTGCATTCTCCTGCTATGATTTTGCCTATACTGTTCCTCGAAAATCTTATTCTGCCTTTATACCCGGATGAATGTAACGTAAATAAATCCTACAGTCATCAGCACGAAAAACAATATCCCTGCCCAACTCATTAACTTGAGAAGGGGACCGGGCCGTTCTTCGATCGGTACATTGCTGCCATTCATCACCTTATAATTGATATAGGCTAGAACAGGGGATGTGATAAAACTGACAACGGCTGCAAAGCTCAATAATTGCAGTAAATTATCTACGAAATAAAGTACGATCAAGCAGGAGGCTACTACTGAGAGCACGATCCATACCTTGAATATCGGTTTGAAATGGTTGGTAAAGTTGTCGTGGACCAAGGTACAGCTTGCAGCCAGCGAACGTGGGTATCCATCAATGCATGTCATCGTGGTACTGAACATGGTGGAAAAAGCAGCAGTTAGGATCAGCGGCTTTGACCATTCGCCGATGTTGGCAGAGTACAAATTGACCAACTGTGTACTGAAACCAATTCCACCACTTGCAAGCTCCTCACCGGAACCGAACATGATAAGTTTTCCAAGAGCGAAAAATGCTACAGCCATGACTGCTGCCATGACGTAACCCAGATAAAAGTCAATGGAAGTCTCCCGGGTAGTAGCAAAGTGTCCGGTTTCTTCTTCACGACTGAACATCCAAAGGCTTGACCATGCAGACAGATCGATTGGTGCTGGCATCCAGCCCAGAAGGAGCACCAGGAATGGGAAAGCTTGCCATGTCCAAGCGCTGCTGCCCACAAAGTCAGCAGATGCAACCGAGCCATGAGTAAACGCCAAGCCCAATGCTACTAATGTACTCAAGCTAAGAAGGACAACTATTACTTTAGCAGATTTATCTAGTAATTTATAGTGTCCCAATAAAATGACTGCTGCACAGATCAGCAATATGCCAATTGTGAATGCAGGAATCTTGCTGCCATCAAAACCGTAACCTGCAAAAAGTGTGCCACTAAGCATAGCTACTCCTGCAGTATTGATTATACCGGTCAGGATGTTTATGCCCAGAAAGGTGTATAGGTAAGCAAGCCCCTGTCTTTTATATCCTGCTAAAAGACTTTCCCCGGTAGCAGCAGTATAGCGCTGACCATATAGGAAAAATGGGTATTTTAACACGTTAGCTAATAGTATAAGCCCTAGTAGGCTCCATCCAA is part of the Methanococcoides orientis genome and harbors:
- a CDS encoding methyltransferase family protein; protein product: MVSSTIILVFCLVAFAVIHSFLASLPFKRFIMRILGSRVETLFRPVYSLIALITILPLIYLLYKNPGPILYIVPSPWRWFMVGGQLIGAIIGARGLMDAPHRFKISGQLSLPNTPEAGSLDIRGIYRWIRDPFLLSGLIIIWLTPFMTFNLLIIYILSTIYIYLGSVHVEKRLLSRFGDEYREYQKKVHRIIPHFGGDY
- a CDS encoding Glu/Leu/Phe/Val family dehydrogenase, with the translated sequence MWSFGKYYYSGKRKYNMMSCDLVNQEIYKGGVDTEDIFRFADELGPSKIIHIYEPSVGLKAVLVVDNVAAGPSIGGVRIAPDVSTEECFRLARAMTLKNAAAGLPYGGGKAVVYADPKMEPEKKVELLRALACSLREIEEYIFAPDMGTDEDCMACVKDEIGRVVGLPRVLGGIPLDEIGATGWGLRHSTEVALEFCDFKLEGARVVVQGFGAVGKNAARFLVEKGAVVVAVADSRGTLYNSEGVDVDALIALKDSGGSVVDYPGGQKLELDAVIDVDCDIWIPAARPDVLNEGNVHRLKTKLVVEGANIPITPEAEKYLHEKGILCVPDFIANAGGVICAAMEYEGASECAALQAIEEKIRLNTRLVLTDSANKNILPREAALELALARVHKAMGYRRWSLFSSAPGFV
- a CDS encoding divalent metal cation transporter — translated: MLKYPFFLYGQRYTAATGESLLAGYKRQGLAYLYTFLGINILTGIINTAGVAMLSGTLFAGYGFDGSKIPAFTIGILLICAAVILLGHYKLLDKSAKVIVVLLSLSTLVALGLAFTHGSVASADFVGSSAWTWQAFPFLVLLLGWMPAPIDLSAWSSLWMFSREEETGHFATTRETSIDFYLGYVMAAVMAVAFFALGKLIMFGSGEELASGGIGFSTQLVNLYSANIGEWSKPLILTAAFSTMFSTTMTCIDGYPRSLAASCTLVHDNFTNHFKPIFKVWIVLSVVASCLIVLYFVDNLLQLLSFAAVVSFITSPVLAYINYKVMNGSNVPIEERPGPLLKLMSWAGILFFVLMTVGFIYVTFIRV
- a CDS encoding acyl-CoA synthetase is translated as MGKEKAAFDYEEERRNFNWDVPEDYNFVNTIKELATDRTKLMAVTEHPDGKIEKATYCEVWDNAMRFGNVLQGSGIHKGDRVLVILPRGTDIYVASIGIWAIGGVVVPGTIMLKSRDIDYRIMDAGAKALITDDPAVADEVDAIKDRIPEINLFFSGQREGWRNYEKEVCSVSTDLKIETLDASDLLTINYTSGTTGAPKGVLHTHSLMYCFDRLNRYYWWNTLSDELCWTTTEPGWAKWYWGPFGAVLNAGATNFHYSGRFEPEKWFELLDKWNINKACFTPTELRAMATIEDADQRFDLTELKVILTAGEPCTPGIVNFFDEKFGVSVREGYGQTETCVIACTLPGMKIKPGSMGRFTPGVEGAIVDPDTGEKLPSGEKGTIAVERDHPMLFKGYHNKSEKTAECFVGNWYLTGDLAMLDEDGYIWFESRADDICISSGYRIGPFEVESAVNSHEAVLESAMIPSPDPIRGEVVKVFVVLRKGFEPSEELIKDIQKHVKKVTAPYKYPREIEFLRELPKTISGKIKRKELRVTEFETKVDVIKKLKEKGLWQRAD
- a CDS encoding thiamine pyrophosphate-dependent enzyme — its product is MDTSTIISIKELPPEENMLPGTAACAGCGGLLTLRYCLKALGDKIIIVNAAGCFTLLTIYPFSPFRNSWLYTAMACAPAGAQGVRDALDILIKKGKLDPEENLKVVVLSGDGSAYDMALSSTSGAIYRNLDFYYICYDNEAYGNTGFQHSGASPFGSRTGTTPPGKEVPVGSQLQKKNLFDIWNSHKPPYIATVSPAYPVDLMNKFKKAEQFKGPKLFISHIPCPPGWGFDPSRSVRLAKLSVETGLWPLKESVHGEVEHTYVPKRFKPVEEYLKEQERFSHLFKPVRQEDALKSIQEMVDEYWKKHEFLP
- a CDS encoding NTPase, which translates into the protein MLRIAVTGKPGVGKSTVVSKIVEKLDLKACGIRASEIRVEGKRHGFSIEDIDTGRKGILSHVKCTGPKMGKYHVNLEDLDGIGAEAIRDAIGCDLVVIDEVGPMELKSENFVRAVEEILDSDRPILAVLHRSSKHPLAQRIREEFEVLTVDEVNRDDLPDRITTRFRQGVEEEKKDGNSYFG
- a CDS encoding 2-oxoacid:acceptor oxidoreductase family protein, which encodes MLRLRFHGRGGQGAKVASRVLGTAAFLDGYNAQDFPLYGAERRGAPITAFTRISRDDIMERGLVSDPDIVIVMDETLLLDPQAMPLSGLKIGGIVFVNTPLSPLETKEEYGIEDHVVTLDITKVSLDMIGKPVLSSLAAGVASRIAGIGEGALKGALEKELSGIISDREILGKNTDAALHCYNALVPVQVKTAETIRERDNVITLPFEIARVSSPAINATGNTPLRKTGNWRVFRPVWNYDICTRCMTCVARCPEGCIRLNEDGYPYADYDNCKGCLVCAEECPVKAITKVREIHSRSEEGDR
- a CDS encoding YggS family pyridoxal phosphate-dependent enzyme, giving the protein MTVDENVKMILKELGSIKLVSVTKTIDPDRINESIKAGATIIGENRVQEFEDKCDEILPCERHLIGHLQTNKVKKAVQHFDVIQSVDSLKLIQDIDKKAKDINKVQKVFLQINIGNEPQKFGFGSDEIDQVLTEIHSLKNIDVKGLMCIPPYVSPEQTRSYFKKMKALFDEIKQVDQNNIDIQELSMGMSNDYRIAIEEGATMVRVGSAIFGNRKY